The Paramicrobacterium fandaimingii DNA segment CCACCGCAGATCGGCGTCGTCGTGTCGTACGAAGGCGACGACGCAGAGACCGCTCGAGCCCTCGCGCAGCACGTTGCGATGTTCGACCCGGCCTACCTTGGCGTTGACGATGTTCCGGCAGACGTGCTCGACAAGGAGCGAGAGATCGTCACCGAGATCTCGCGCAACGAGGGCAAGCCCGAAGCCGCGATGCCGAAGATCATCGAGGGTCGCGTGAATGCCTTCCTCAAGCAGGTTGTGCTTGTCGAGCAGGCGTACGCCCGCGACAGCAAGGTGCAGGTGAAGAAGGTGCTTGCCGATTCCGGCCTCACCGTCACCGGCTTTGCTCGTCTGAAGGTCGGCGCGTAACAAAACAAGAGGAGTCCGGGTTGCGAATTCAGCAGCCCGGACTTCTTTGTGTGTGCATGCATGCACGACACCCAGTAGTTTGAAGAGCACAGGATCGGAAGGATGTCATCTGCATGTCGGAAAAGAAGCGCAGGGTACTGCTGAAGCTGTCTGGTGAAGCGTTCGGTGGAGGCCAGCTCGGAGTGAACCCCGACGTTGTCGGCAACATCGCCCGCGAGATTGCAGAGGCCGCCGGTGAAGTCGAGATTGCGATCGTCGTTGGAGGTGGCAACTTCTTTCGCGGAGCCGAGCTCTCAGAGCGAGGCATGGAACGCGGACGCGCCGACTACATGGGCATGCTCGGCACCGTCATGAATGCTCTTGCTCTGCAAGACTTCCTCGAGCAGGCGGGAGCAACGACGCGCGTTCAGTCTGCAATCGAGATGACCCAGGTGGCCGAGCCGTACATTCCCCGTCGCGCTGAGCGGCACCTCGAGAAGGGCCGAGTCGTTATTTTCGGCGCCGGGGCGGGCCTTCCCTACTTCTCGACCGATACCGTCTCGGCTCAGCGTGCCCTTGAGATCGGTGCCGATGTCGTGCTCGTTGCGAAGAACGGGGTCGATGGCGTCTACACGGCCGACCCGCGCATCGACCCAGATGCCACACTCATCGACAACATCACGTATCAGGAAGCACTGCAGCGGGGACTCAAGGTTGTCGATTCCACAGCGTTCAGCCTGTGCATGGACAACCACATGCCGATGCAGGTGTTCGGCATGGAGCCCTCGGGCAACGTCACGTCCACCCTGCGCGGCAGTGAACTGGGAACCTTCGTCAGCAACTAGACTGGATCAAGGCCTACGACGAGAAGGAGCGACGAGTGATCGCCGATGTATTGACCGAGACGTCAGCAAAGATGGACAAAGCCGTTGAAGTGGCCAAGGAAGACTTCGCGACCGTGCGGTCTGGACGAGCGAACCCGCAGCTCTTTCAGCGCATTCTCGTTGACTATTACGGATCACCGACGCCGCTGGAACAGCTCGCTTCCGTCAACAACACCGATGCCCGTTCGATCGTCATCTCGCCCTACGACAAGACGGCGATGAAAGACATCGAGCAGGCAATTCGAGACGCTCCGAACCTCGGTGTGAACCCGACAAACGACGGGACGATCATTCGAGTGACGATGCCGGAACTCACAGAGGAACGTCGCAAAGAATACGTCAAACTGGTGCGGGGCAAGGGCGAAGATGCACGGGTCGCCGTACGCAACGTCCGGCGCAAGGGGAAAGACGATCTCGATGCGCTGAAGGGCGACGTCGGAGATGACGAGGTTGCGCGCGGCGAGAAAGAGCTCGAGCAGATCACCAAGACGCACACCGATGCCATTGACGAAGCGCTCAAGCGCAAAGAGGCCGAGCTTCTCGAGGTGTGACATCGGGGATCACAAGCGAGGAATTCAGTGAACGCTGATGAGGAGCACCCGGCGCGACGTGAGAGCGGCCGTCGTCGTCGATCGGACTTGCACGCGCAGCTGCGCGAAACGAGAGACGATCTCGAACGTCAGGTTCGTGACGGACGGGTGCGCTTTGACCAGGTGAATGAGCGGATTGAGGCCCGAACGGGTCGAAATCTGATTCTCGCGATCCTGATCGGCGTCGTTCTCGGCGGCGGTCTCGTGGCGAGTCTCATCTTCGTGAAGGTCGTCTTCGCGGTCTTCGCGACGATTATCGTCGGTTTCACCGCCTTTGAGCTCGCGAAGGCCTTGCAGCGAACAGGGCGGGCCGTCGACCCGATCGCCGCTGTGATTTCAGCGGTGCTCATCATCGGAACCGCTTACTTCATCGATGCTCCCTCCCGCGGCATGGTTTTCGCTGGCGGCATCGTGTTCGTCATCGTCTATCGGCTCGTCGCGCAGATGGCGTCTGGGCAGGCGCGAAGTGTGAAGCAGACGGTGAGCGACCTGGCAACCGTTGCATTCATTCAGGTGTACGTTCCCTGGTTGGCGAGCTTCGCTGTCGTTCTCGTCGCGCAGGAGGGCGGGGAATGGTGGACGCTCGCCTTCATCGCGCTCGTCGTGATGGTTGACGTCGGCGCATATGTCGCAGGTCTGTCGTTCGGAAAGCACCCCATGGCCCCGAAGATCAGCCCGAAGAAGACGTGGGAGGGTTTTGCCGGCGCCGTCGTCTGCAGCATCCTCGCCGGCGTGCTGCTCGCGCTCTTCATGATCGGTCAGCCGTGGTGGGTCGGGGTGATTCTGGGGTTGCTCATTCTGGGCAGCGCGACGGTCGGAGACCTCGTCGAGTCGATGATCAAGCGCGATATGGGCATCAAGGACATGAGCTCGTGGCTGCCGGGGCACGGCGGATTTCTCGACAGACTTGATTCGATACTGCCCTCGGCAGCCGTGATGTTCGCTGTCTACACGGTGGCGGTGCAGTGAGGATGTTTTCAGCAGCTCGTGAGAGACAATAAAAACGTGACATCACATTTTCCGTTGGTCAAGCACGGCAAGGGATACGCTGTCGCCGAAGTCGAAGCGTTCCTCGAGCGTGCCCGTGAGGCGTACAACGAGTCCGAGTCCGCGCAGATGACCGCCTCCGACTTACGTTCGGCGTCGTTCAGCATGAAACGCAAGGGATACTCGCCCGTGCACGTTGATGCCGCTCTCGAGCGCCTCGAGGATGCTTTTGCTCGGCGTGAGCGTGAGAATTCGTATGACGAGAAAGGGCGTGACCACTGGATCGAGGAGGCGACGACGACGGCTCAAGTCGTTCTCAACCGCCTCGCTCGACCGGACGGCGAACGATTTCGCCGCGTGAATATTCTGACGCAGGGGTACCGACGCGACGACGTCGATTCATTCGCCCGAAAGATCGAGGACTATTTCACAGATGGCGCGCCGATCAGCATCGACCGGGTGCGCACCGTCGTTTTCGCGAGCGAGCGCGGCGGATACGACGAAGCGCAGGTTGACGCTGTGCTCGACACTGTTGTGAGCGTGATGCTGGCCGTTCGCTGACGGTCGGCGCGTGGCACTGGAATCCCGGCGCGCCTCTCGTGTAACATGACCGTTATCGTGGGAAAGCATGTTGCAAAAATCTCGGCCACCGTTCATCCGGTCACGGCCAGGCGTCAACGACCCCGTACGCGGCGCGCCATTGCGCTCGGGTTCTTCTCGTTTCTCGCCGCCTTCGGATTCTTAGCTGTCAATATCGTTGACCCGTATTCCGGCGCAACCGCGTCACCGTACTTCCAAGTCGCCCAGACCGATCGCGCTGCCGATGCGCAATCGCTTGTCGTTGCCGGCTCGTACGAGACGGCAGTTGATCGCGACGGGTACGACGTCTACATCAAGCCGAAGCCCAAGCCCAAGCCGGACCCCGTTGAAGAGACGTCGACAGACAACGGTGGGTCATCTGGATCCTCTGGGTCCAGCGCTCCGCCCGCAGGAACACCCGACCCCGGCTCTGCCAAGGCGATTGCGCACGCAATGCTCGCCGACCGTGGTTGGGGCGATGATCAATACAACTGCCTCGTCTCCCTGTGGGACAGGGAATCCGGGTGGAACGTCTACGCCCACAACGGCTCCTCCGGCGCCTATGGCATTCCTCAGGCGCTTCCAGGCAGCAAGATGGCTTCGGCGGGAGCCGATTGGCAGACGAACCCGGCAACGCAGATTTCGTGGGGCCTTGGCTATATTTCAG contains these protein-coding regions:
- the frr gene encoding ribosome recycling factor; translation: MIADVLTETSAKMDKAVEVAKEDFATVRSGRANPQLFQRILVDYYGSPTPLEQLASVNNTDARSIVISPYDKTAMKDIEQAIRDAPNLGVNPTNDGTIIRVTMPELTEERRKEYVKLVRGKGEDARVAVRNVRRKGKDDLDALKGDVGDDEVARGEKELEQITKTHTDAIDEALKRKEAELLEV
- a CDS encoding phosphatidate cytidylyltransferase codes for the protein MNADEEHPARRESGRRRRSDLHAQLRETRDDLERQVRDGRVRFDQVNERIEARTGRNLILAILIGVVLGGGLVASLIFVKVVFAVFATIIVGFTAFELAKALQRTGRAVDPIAAVISAVLIIGTAYFIDAPSRGMVFAGGIVFVIVYRLVAQMASGQARSVKQTVSDLATVAFIQVYVPWLASFAVVLVAQEGGEWWTLAFIALVVMVDVGAYVAGLSFGKHPMAPKISPKKTWEGFAGAVVCSILAGVLLALFMIGQPWWVGVILGLLILGSATVGDLVESMIKRDMGIKDMSSWLPGHGGFLDRLDSILPSAAVMFAVYTVAVQ
- a CDS encoding DivIVA domain-containing protein; translated protein: MTSHFPLVKHGKGYAVAEVEAFLERAREAYNESESAQMTASDLRSASFSMKRKGYSPVHVDAALERLEDAFARRERENSYDEKGRDHWIEEATTTAQVVLNRLARPDGERFRRVNILTQGYRRDDVDSFARKIEDYFTDGAPISIDRVRTVVFASERGGYDEAQVDAVLDTVVSVMLAVR
- a CDS encoding lytic transglycosylase domain-containing protein; its protein translation is MGKHVAKISATVHPVTARRQRPRTRRAIALGFFSFLAAFGFLAVNIVDPYSGATASPYFQVAQTDRAADAQSLVVAGSYETAVDRDGYDVYIKPKPKPKPDPVEETSTDNGGSSGSSGSSAPPAGTPDPGSAKAIAHAMLADRGWGDDQYNCLVSLWDRESGWNVYAHNGSSGAYGIPQALPGSKMASAGADWQTNPATQISWGLGYISGRYGSPCGAWSHSQATGWY
- the pyrH gene encoding UMP kinase; the encoded protein is MSEKKRRVLLKLSGEAFGGGQLGVNPDVVGNIAREIAEAAGEVEIAIVVGGGNFFRGAELSERGMERGRADYMGMLGTVMNALALQDFLEQAGATTRVQSAIEMTQVAEPYIPRRAERHLEKGRVVIFGAGAGLPYFSTDTVSAQRALEIGADVVLVAKNGVDGVYTADPRIDPDATLIDNITYQEALQRGLKVVDSTAFSLCMDNHMPMQVFGMEPSGNVTSTLRGSELGTFVSN